The following DNA comes from Halobacillus litoralis.
TTATCAAACATTAATTCCTTAAACTTTTCCTCTTCGACATTCGAATGGCGTGTGACAAAATTTATCACTCGATCCTGCATTTTATCCATATATTCAAACGTTTGCGGTACCCCTATAACGAGACCTGTCATCCGAATCGGGTGAATAGTCATTGTGGCCGTTTCCACTATGAATGAATAATCGGCTGACACAGCAATGGGAACACCGATTGAATGCCCTCCCCCAAGCACGATGGATACAGTAGGTTTCGATAAGGAAGCGATCATCTCGGAAATAGCAAGTCCTGCTTCGACATCGCCCCCCACAGTATTCAACAACACGACAAGTCCCTCAATTTTAGGATTTTGCTCGATGGCAATCAATTGTGGGATTAAATGTTCATATTTCGTTGTTTTGTTTTGAGATGGCAGCTGGACATGCCCCTCTACCTGCCCTATGATCGGCAGAACATGAATATTTGAATCTGCAGGCTGAGGGACACTACTTTGCCCTAACTGCTGAATCTTATCGACCAACGAAGATTGTGATTTGGATTGATCTTTATCTTTCGGAGAATCTTCTTTCATAAATCGCACCCCTTTCGTTCTTTTCCGTAGTATTGCACAAACCAAATGAAACATACTTAGAAAAGCGGAAGCGATTGGGGAGACTCGACTAGCATAAGCAAAACGGCTGGGGGACTGCCTTCGTCCCACCGGCGGATTGCTTATGTCTCGAGAGGCTGATCGCTGGAGCTGGACATTAGAAAAGCGGAAGCGATTGGGGGAGACTCGACTAGTATAAGCAAAACGGCTGGGGGACTGCCTTCGTCCCACCGGCGGATTGCTTATGTCTCGAGAGGCTGATCGCTGGAGCTGGACATTTAGAAAAGCGGAAGCGATTGGGGGAGACTCGACTAGCATAAGCAAAACGGCCGGGTTGGAGCTGCCCAATAAAATAACCGCCCGATTTTAAAAGAAACCGGGCGGTTATAATTCACTTCTCCAATTCATCTAAAAGCTGATGGATGAATAATTTCTCCTCTTTGGTTAATGGAACTAAAGGAAGTCTTATCCCTCCTGTATCGATTCCTACTTTCTTCAGTGCTTCTTTGACCGGTGCAGGTGAAGGGGCCGTGAACATTCCATTAAAAATTGGCAATAGTTTTCTATGAAGAGTCGCTGCTTCTTTCCCTTTGCCGGTATCATAGAGCTGAAGCATTTTCTGCATTTCATTTCCTATCACGTGAGCAGAAACGGATATGATCCCTTGTGCACCGATTCCATAAGCCGGAAGAGTCAAATTATCATCCCCGCTATATAATGAAAACTTTTCATCTGTCCCAGAGATGATTTCAGCCATCCCATCTAAATCACCGGTAGCTTCTTTTACGGAAACGATATTATCTATTTCAGCTAACCGTACGATGGTTTCCGGCTGGATACGTACGACAGAGCGGCCGGGTACATTATAAACCATGACTGGTAACTGAACCGCTTGAGCAATATTCTTAAAGTGTTCATACAAGCCGCTTTGATTAGGTTTATTGTAATAAGGTGCCACCAGCATTACACCGTCTACACCAGTTTTTTCTGCAGCTTTAGAAAGTTCAATCGACGATGTTGTGCAATTGCTGCCTGTTCCGGCTATAACCGGTGCACGACCATTGACGACTTGAACGACATGTTTCCACAACTTTATCTTTTCTTCGGAGGATAGAGTCGGTGATTCCCCTGTGGTCCCTGCTACGACCAATCCATCCGTTCCATTATTGAGTAAATGTTCAACAAGCAGGGTCGTCTTTTCATAATCGATCTTCCCATGGCTGTTAAAAGGGGTCACCATGGCAGTTAAAACTTTTCCGAAGTTCACTTTTGCTTTTCCCCTTTCTTCGCATCCACGCTCAGTTGAAACGTTCCATGTAAAGCGTTGACAGCAGGAACAAGATCTTCTTCCTTGATCAACACCCAAATGGTCGTGTGGGAGTCGGCAGATTGAAGAATTTGAATGCCGATATCTGTCAGGGTCTGAACAATCTTTGCTGTAACGCCTGGTATTCCCGTAATACCAGCTCCAACAGTCGAAACTTTCGCACAACCGTTACGTATTTCAGGGTCATACCCCAGGTTATTGAGGATTTGGGCAGCTTTTTCAGCGTAAATATGGTCAATAGTGTATAGGACACCACTTGGAGAAATGTTGATGAAGTCGACAGAAATATTAGCTGAGGCCATTGATTTGAAGACATCTGATTGAAGTTTGGAGGGATCTTCTTTAGATTGTACTTTAATTTGAGTAAGTCCAGCCATATGGGCGATGCCTGTTACAGTTCGATCTGAGATGTCTTGCCCTAACCGATCTTCTTTCGTCCCTGAAACCAGAGTACCTGGCAGATCTGAATATGTGGAACGGACACGAATTGGAACTTTAGCATACATCGCTATCTCGACAGCTCGAGGGTGGATGACTTTTGCCCCTTGGTAAGCTAAGTTACAAATTTCATTATACGTAATCGTGTTCAGTGGACGGGCTTCTTGTACCAACCTTGGGTCTGCAGTCATGATTCCATCTACATCAGTGAAAATTTCGATGCATTCCGCTTGAAGAGCTGCTCCTAGAGCTGCGGCTGTAGTATCACTTCCACCACGGCCGATTGTTGTTACTTCCCCTCTTAACGTTTGACCCTGAAAACCCGCTACTACCACGACATCTTTATCTTTTAGTTCTTCAAAGATTCTGGAAGGATTCATCTGTGTTATTTTTGCTTTTGTGAAATCACTGTTGGTCATTATACCTGCCTGAGCTCCTGTTAAAGAAACGGCTGAAATTCCTTCTTTACAGAGTTCATGACAAAATACAATCGAAGAAATGGTCTCGCCACAGGACATCATCAAATCCTGCTCTCTTGGAGTGACAATGGTATGCGGGAAATCGACAAGTCCTAATAGAGTATCAGTTGCATAAGGGCTTCCTTTTCTTCCCATGGCAGAAACAGTGACAACAACCTTGTAACCTTCACTCAATCCGTTTTTTACATGATGGATCGCCCGGGAACGGCTTTTCAGATCCCGGACGGACGTTCCACCGAATTTTTGTACAAGTAGCTTCATTTGGCCACCTCAACTCAAAGAAGTTTACAGCCACTTATTGGCGATCAACCGTTCTGCTATTTGAACCGAGTTCCACGCAGCACCTTTCAACAAGTTATCAGAAACGACCCAAAGGTGAAATCCTTTATCCTCATCTAAATCTTTCCGAATCCGCCCTACAAAGACATCTTTCTTCTCTGCAGCACTCAATGGAGTCGGGTAAGTTTGAGTAGATGGATCATCCTCTAATACAATCCCTGGCGCATTGTTCATCAATTCCTTGATTTCCTCAACCGTAACCCCTTCTTTTTCTACTTCCACATATACACTTTCTGCATGAGAAGTGAAGAATGGAAGACGCACGCATGTCGCTGCTACAGGAAGATCTGGTGAGTGCATGATTTTTTTCGTTTCATTAATCATTTTCATTTCTTCAAATGTATAACCATTCTCTTGGAAAACATCAATTTGCGGCAATGCATTGAATGCGATAGGGTAGTGTTTTTCATCCCCTTTGACAGG
Coding sequences within:
- a CDS encoding ClpP family protease; translated protein: MKEDSPKDKDQSKSQSSLVDKIQQLGQSSVPQPADSNIHVLPIIGQVEGHVQLPSQNKTTKYEHLIPQLIAIEQNPKIEGLVVLLNTVGGDVEAGLAISEMIASLSKPTVSIVLGGGHSIGVPIAVSADYSFIVETATMTIHPIRMTGLVIGVPQTFEYMDKMQDRVINFVTRHSNVEEEKFKELMFDKGNLTRDIGTNVVGQQAVDHGLIDAVGGVQEAMMKLNEMIEQNKGPEQQVVQ
- the dapG gene encoding aspartate kinase — encoded protein: MKLLVQKFGGTSVRDLKSRSRAIHHVKNGLSEGYKVVVTVSAMGRKGSPYATDTLLGLVDFPHTIVTPREQDLMMSCGETISSIVFCHELCKEGISAVSLTGAQAGIMTNSDFTKAKITQMNPSRIFEELKDKDVVVVAGFQGQTLRGEVTTIGRGGSDTTAAALGAALQAECIEIFTDVDGIMTADPRLVQEARPLNTITYNEICNLAYQGAKVIHPRAVEIAMYAKVPIRVRSTYSDLPGTLVSGTKEDRLGQDISDRTVTGIAHMAGLTQIKVQSKEDPSKLQSDVFKSMASANISVDFINISPSGVLYTIDHIYAEKAAQILNNLGYDPEIRNGCAKVSTVGAGITGIPGVTAKIVQTLTDIGIQILQSADSHTTIWVLIKEEDLVPAVNALHGTFQLSVDAKKGEKQK
- the dapA gene encoding 4-hydroxy-tetrahydrodipicolinate synthase, giving the protein MNFGKVLTAMVTPFNSHGKIDYEKTTLLVEHLLNNGTDGLVVAGTTGESPTLSSEEKIKLWKHVVQVVNGRAPVIAGTGSNCTTSSIELSKAAEKTGVDGVMLVAPYYNKPNQSGLYEHFKNIAQAVQLPVMVYNVPGRSVVRIQPETIVRLAEIDNIVSVKEATGDLDGMAEIISGTDEKFSLYSGDDNLTLPAYGIGAQGIISVSAHVIGNEMQKMLQLYDTGKGKEAATLHRKLLPIFNGMFTAPSPAPVKEALKKVGIDTGGIRLPLVPLTKEEKLFIHQLLDELEK